The Oikeobacillus pervagus genome contains a region encoding:
- a CDS encoding class I SAM-dependent methyltransferase — protein MKLDGILPFARKLLQKSVQDGSIAIDATIGNGNDTVFLANLVGDSGHVFGFDIQKQAINKTKERLAKEKLLDRTTLFLQGHEHISELIPDDLQKRVSGAIFNLGYLPKGDKSIVTKPDTTISAVEQLLKMMSSEGIIVLVIYHGHEEGAVERDELLHFVKKLDQSKVHVLQYQFINQQNNPPFIIALEKRGKDPFS, from the coding sequence ATGAAATTAGACGGCATATTACCCTTTGCGAGAAAATTATTACAAAAATCCGTTCAAGATGGCAGTATCGCGATTGATGCGACCATTGGCAATGGAAATGATACCGTTTTTTTAGCTAATCTTGTTGGAGATAGTGGTCACGTATTTGGATTTGATATTCAAAAACAAGCCATTAATAAGACAAAAGAACGCCTAGCAAAAGAAAAACTGCTCGACAGAACGACTTTATTTTTACAAGGGCATGAGCATATTTCTGAACTCATTCCTGACGACTTACAAAAAAGGGTCTCAGGTGCGATCTTTAATCTTGGCTATTTACCAAAAGGTGATAAGTCAATCGTGACAAAACCTGATACGACGATTTCAGCGGTCGAACAATTACTAAAAATGATGAGTTCAGAAGGTATCATTGTTTTAGTCATTTATCATGGACATGAAGAAGGAGCGGTCGAAAGAGATGAGCTTCTTCATTTTGTCAAAAAGCTCGACCAATCGAAAGTACATGTGTTGCAATATCAATTTATCAATCAACAGAATAACCCACCGTTTATCATCGCATTAGAAAAGCGGGGGAAAGATCCGTTTTCATGA
- a CDS encoding LLM class flavin-dependent oxidoreductase, with protein sequence MSLKLSVLDQSPISEGMSAEEALANTVELARHVEKLGYSRFWVSEHHDATSLAGSSPEVLISHIAAKTDHIRVGSGGVMLPHYSAYKVAENFRVLEGLNPNRIDLGLGRAPGGMPLATMALHDGKPRNVDRYPDQIEELLRFLHDSIGDHQPYRGLKASPLIKTSPKVWLLGSSPSSAMLAAEKGLPYSFAQFINGNGGPQYMAAYRNNFKPSPYLSHSKSMVSVFVICGETQEEAEWIASSLDLSILMIEQGMTSSGTPSPEKASAYSYSPYEKMRIEENRKRMVVGDPQHVRDELYRLGELYETDEIMLVSIIYDFKDKLKSFELVAEAVLK encoded by the coding sequence ATGTCTTTAAAGTTAAGTGTTTTAGATCAATCGCCTATATCTGAAGGAATGTCAGCTGAAGAAGCACTTGCTAATACAGTGGAACTTGCGCGTCATGTGGAAAAATTAGGATACTCAAGATTTTGGGTTTCCGAGCATCATGATGCAACAAGTCTCGCAGGTTCCTCACCAGAAGTGTTAATTTCGCATATTGCTGCGAAAACAGATCATATCCGTGTAGGGTCCGGAGGGGTGATGCTTCCTCATTATAGTGCATATAAAGTGGCTGAAAACTTTCGGGTATTAGAAGGATTAAATCCTAATCGAATCGATTTAGGGTTGGGACGAGCTCCTGGAGGAATGCCACTGGCGACGATGGCTCTTCATGACGGTAAACCAAGAAATGTCGACCGTTACCCTGATCAAATTGAAGAGTTGCTAAGGTTTTTACATGACTCCATAGGCGACCATCAACCGTACCGCGGTTTGAAGGCTTCCCCCCTAATAAAAACATCCCCAAAAGTTTGGTTATTAGGTTCTAGTCCTTCCAGTGCGATGTTAGCTGCTGAGAAAGGATTACCTTATTCCTTTGCTCAATTTATTAACGGAAATGGTGGGCCTCAGTATATGGCAGCATACCGAAATAATTTCAAACCTTCCCCTTATTTAAGTCATTCAAAAAGCATGGTATCTGTCTTTGTGATTTGTGGAGAAACGCAAGAGGAAGCAGAATGGATCGCTTCGAGTCTTGATTTATCAATCTTGATGATTGAGCAAGGTATGACTTCTTCTGGTACACCGAGTCCGGAAAAAGCATCCGCTTATTCATATAGTCCATATGAAAAAATGCGCATTGAAGAGAATCGTAAACGAATGGTCGTCGGGGATCCACAGCATGTGCGAGACGAATTATATCGATTAGGCGAGTTGTATGAAACAGATGAGATCATGCTCGTTTCCATCATTTACGATTTCAAAGATAAATTAAAATCATTTGAATTAGTAGCAGAAGCTGTATTGAAATGA
- a CDS encoding tetraprenyl-beta-curcumene synthase family protein: protein MKLPNEPLTLMRRVYKDVFPVVHKELDGLKQKAMEIPNRELRRQALSSIQLKTFHCEGGAILALISLEKMEDAIKFIVAYQTISDYLDNLCDRSNSLDPKDFAALHEAAEDALTVGAPIRNYYRYRMDQDDGGYLYELVHTCQSVLGKIKHLDKITPFLQELCHYYCDLQVHKHVQIEEREDRLIQWFHYEEPCERDLYWYEFSACAGSTLGIFCLIAYSLRDDFQLEVAKTIRDGYFPFVQGLHILLDYFIDQEEDHLEGDLNFCFYYENNEMIFRRFQYFFEQADLHARLLPDAKFHQLIIRGLLGVYLSDEKVRREKKMNKMAKKMVRFGGTMSMFFYYNARAYRFLAK, encoded by the coding sequence ATGAAACTGCCTAATGAACCTTTAACATTAATGAGAAGAGTGTATAAAGATGTATTTCCTGTCGTTCATAAGGAATTGGATGGTTTGAAACAAAAGGCGATGGAAATTCCTAATAGAGAATTACGAAGACAAGCATTATCGAGCATTCAATTGAAAACTTTTCATTGTGAAGGTGGCGCGATTTTAGCTTTGATTTCATTAGAGAAAATGGAGGACGCGATCAAATTTATCGTCGCCTACCAGACCATTAGTGATTATTTGGACAATCTTTGTGACCGCAGCAATTCATTAGACCCGAAAGACTTTGCTGCCTTGCATGAGGCGGCAGAAGATGCCTTAACGGTTGGGGCTCCAATTAGAAATTATTATCGGTATCGAATGGATCAAGATGATGGAGGATATTTGTATGAGCTTGTTCATACTTGCCAATCTGTTCTTGGAAAAATAAAGCATTTGGATAAGATTACCCCGTTTTTGCAAGAACTATGCCATTATTATTGCGATCTCCAAGTGCATAAGCATGTTCAAATCGAAGAAAGAGAAGATCGACTGATTCAATGGTTTCACTATGAGGAACCTTGTGAACGTGATCTGTATTGGTATGAGTTTTCGGCATGTGCCGGGTCTACTTTGGGGATTTTTTGTTTAATTGCTTATTCCTTACGGGATGATTTCCAACTGGAAGTGGCTAAAACGATTCGGGATGGATATTTTCCATTCGTTCAAGGGCTCCATATTTTACTTGATTATTTCATCGACCAAGAAGAGGATCATCTTGAAGGGGATTTGAACTTTTGTTTTTATTATGAAAATAATGAAATGATCTTTAGGAGATTTCAATATTTTTTTGAACAGGCGGATCTTCACGCAAGACTTCTTCCCGACGCGAAATTCCATCAACTCATTATTCGGGGATTACTTGGAGTTTATTTATCCGATGAGAAGGTGAGAAGAGAGAAAAAGATGAATAAAATGGCGAAAAAAATGGTTCGTTTTGGAGGGACCATGAGTATGTTTTTTTATTATAATGCACGTGCATACCGCTTCTTGGCAAAATAA
- a CDS encoding alpha/beta hydrolase — MRKWETEDGFAKAVIIMIHGAMEHHGRYWWVAEMWRSSGFHVLMGDLPGQGLSSRRKRGHIDSFDEYIDEVKTWVQSAAQYEMPIFLLGHSMGGLIAVRLLQEARLPITGVILSSPCLGIHFTPPKMLNFLSYGLNYLLPSLKVSPRLTIEMATRNKEVQKVDMNDTLFLTKVSVRWYRELVHAIDLAFTNISKMPDLPLLIMQGGDDKIVNKEAVKKWFNQLSLTEMHYREWPKLYHEIFSEPEREDVFEYGKDFVEDCLRTLGYLIE, encoded by the coding sequence ATGAGAAAATGGGAAACTGAGGATGGGTTTGCAAAAGCCGTGATCATAATGATCCATGGAGCGATGGAACATCATGGACGATATTGGTGGGTCGCAGAAATGTGGAGAAGCTCGGGCTTCCACGTTTTAATGGGGGATTTACCTGGACAAGGTCTGTCGTCAAGAAGAAAAAGAGGACATATTGATTCATTTGATGAGTATATAGATGAAGTGAAAACGTGGGTTCAGTCCGCTGCTCAGTACGAAATGCCAATTTTTTTATTAGGTCATAGTATGGGTGGATTAATTGCGGTTCGATTATTACAAGAAGCCAGACTTCCGATTACAGGTGTGATTCTTTCTTCTCCTTGTTTAGGGATTCATTTTACCCCTCCAAAGATGTTGAATTTTCTTTCATACGGTCTAAATTATTTATTGCCTTCCCTCAAAGTTTCGCCGCGTTTGACCATTGAAATGGCAACAAGAAATAAAGAAGTTCAAAAGGTGGATATGAACGACACGTTATTCTTAACGAAAGTATCTGTAAGATGGTACCGGGAATTAGTCCATGCGATCGATCTTGCCTTCACGAATATTTCGAAAATGCCTGATCTTCCTCTCTTAATTATGCAAGGGGGAGATGATAAAATTGTCAATAAGGAAGCAGTCAAGAAGTGGTTTAATCAATTATCTCTTACAGAAATGCATTACCGAGAATGGCCGAAGCTATATCATGAAATTTTCAGTGAGCCAGAGCGAGAAGATGTGTTTGAATATGGAAAAGACTTCGTCGAGGATTGTTTGCGTACACTTGGTTATTTAATTGAGTGA
- a CDS encoding gamma carbonic anhydrase — MIYPYKGKQPQIADSAYIADYVTVTGDVIIGEESSIWFNSVIRGDVAPTIIGKKVNVQDNSVLHQSPNNPLIIEDDVTIGHQVILHSCKIRKGALIGMGSIILDNAEIGEGAFIGAGSLVPPGKVIPPNTMAFGRPAKVIRPINDHDQKEMNRIYQEYAEKAQYYKTLQKK, encoded by the coding sequence ATGATTTATCCATATAAAGGAAAGCAACCTCAAATTGCTGATTCAGCCTATATTGCTGATTATGTAACCGTTACGGGAGATGTCATAATAGGTGAGGAGTCTAGCATTTGGTTTAATAGTGTCATTCGCGGAGATGTCGCTCCCACCATTATCGGAAAAAAAGTAAATGTCCAAGATAATTCAGTTCTTCATCAAAGTCCAAATAATCCGCTCATTATTGAAGATGACGTAACTATTGGCCACCAAGTGATTCTACATAGCTGTAAGATTAGAAAAGGAGCCTTAATCGGCATGGGATCGATTATTTTAGATAATGCTGAAATTGGTGAAGGAGCTTTTATTGGAGCAGGGAGTCTCGTCCCACCTGGAAAAGTCATTCCTCCAAACACAATGGCCTTTGGGCGACCTGCAAAAGTCATTCGTCCCATCAATGACCATGACCAAAAGGAAATGAACCGTATCTATCAAGAATACGCAGAGAAAGCTCAATATTATAAAACTTTACAAAAAAAATAA
- a CDS encoding C39 family peptidase: MTLKFILLLILIMLIVFVILIWKRFNGKLAISSFIMIILILFGMFLSLDENNQERFLYAIDEPLFKHYYSVIKMKDSTLIDAPLVAQLPELPRGCEVTSLAMLLQSAGVSTDKMTLASEIKRNPATYKKENGKIYFGNPANGFVGNMYTFEEPGLGVFHEPIAELAKKYLPDHKVLDLSGGDFEDIKIQLSDGRPVWVIINTAYDELPDHYFQTWHTEDGEIRITYKEHSVLITGYDEEYIYFNDPLTNTKNKKQPIQTFEKSWIQMGRQAITYLP, encoded by the coding sequence ATGACACTTAAATTTATATTACTTCTTATTTTGATCATGCTGATCGTATTCGTCATTCTCATTTGGAAAAGATTTAACGGAAAGTTGGCTATATCATCTTTTATTATGATAATCTTGATTCTTTTCGGAATGTTTCTCAGTTTAGATGAAAATAATCAAGAACGATTTTTATATGCCATTGATGAGCCCCTGTTCAAACACTATTATTCAGTTATTAAAATGAAAGACAGTACTTTAATTGATGCACCCCTTGTTGCACAATTACCGGAATTACCTCGGGGATGTGAAGTCACAAGTCTAGCGATGCTACTTCAAAGTGCCGGTGTATCAACAGATAAAATGACACTGGCATCAGAAATTAAACGAAACCCTGCTACATACAAAAAAGAGAATGGAAAGATTTATTTTGGCAATCCAGCTAATGGTTTCGTAGGGAATATGTATACATTTGAAGAACCTGGTTTAGGGGTCTTTCATGAACCTATAGCCGAATTGGCTAAAAAATATTTACCTGATCATAAAGTGCTTGATTTATCAGGAGGAGACTTCGAGGATATTAAAATCCAGCTATCCGACGGACGACCAGTTTGGGTCATCATTAATACAGCTTATGATGAATTACCCGATCACTATTTCCAAACATGGCATACAGAAGATGGAGAGATCCGGATTACGTATAAAGAGCACTCCGTATTAATAACGGGATATGATGAAGAATATATATACTTCAATGACCCCCTTACAAATACAAAAAACAAAAAACAACCAATCCAAACTTTCGAAAAATCTTGGATTCAAATGGGAAGACAAGCCATCACCTATCTTCCATAA
- the asnB gene encoding asparagine synthase (glutamine-hydrolyzing): MCGFIGCVRNVSAKEIVCDQQQFKQMNDLIEHRGPDDEGFFSDEFIQFGFRRLSIIDIENGHQPLSYENERYWIIFNGEIYNHVELREGLIQSGYAFQTSSDTEVIIALYSQIGEEVVDKLRGMFAFVIWDKQEKVLFGARDAFGIKPFFYLEEEDRTFFASEKKSILLSLEKKEFDHDALQHYLTYQYVPEPYTLTANIKKLEPGHCFTKKLGEKMKIRSYWKASFRPILKSEDQYIKEIQDVLLDSVNVHMRSDVPVGSFLSGGIDSSIIASIAKNFHPNIKTFSVGFQRDGFSEIDVAKETADKLGVENISYVITPEEYMKELPKIMWHLDDPLADPACVPLYFVAREARKHVTVVLSGEGADELFGGYNIYREPQSLQVFNKIPMILKSFLRLIAKMMPEGMKGKSFIERGVTPMEERYIGNAKMFTEQEKRSLLRHYSEGLDYQKLTKPFYMETKDYDPVDRMQYIDIHTWLRGDILLKADKMTMAHSLELRVPFLDKEVFKVASNIPTQLKTAHGTTKYILRRAAKGIVPDHVLDRKKLGFPVPIRHWLKDEMYDWALDLIKNSGANEYFHQDYILNLLEDHVQGKMDNSRKIWTILVFMIWHDVYVEEKYDFGKKKPEYQVG, from the coding sequence ATGTGTGGCTTTATTGGTTGTGTAAGAAATGTTTCTGCAAAAGAGATCGTATGTGATCAACAACAATTTAAACAAATGAATGATCTCATTGAACATCGTGGTCCTGATGATGAAGGTTTTTTTTCTGATGAATTTATACAATTCGGTTTCCGTCGCTTAAGTATTATTGACATCGAAAACGGTCATCAACCATTATCTTATGAGAATGAGCGATATTGGATTATTTTTAACGGAGAGATTTATAATCACGTAGAATTACGCGAAGGTCTTATCCAGTCTGGCTATGCATTCCAAACCTCTTCAGACACAGAGGTGATTATCGCCTTATATAGTCAAATAGGGGAAGAAGTGGTTGATAAGCTGCGTGGAATGTTTGCTTTTGTTATTTGGGATAAGCAGGAGAAAGTTTTATTTGGTGCAAGGGATGCTTTTGGCATTAAACCATTTTTCTATTTAGAAGAGGAAGATCGAACGTTTTTTGCATCGGAAAAGAAAAGTATTTTACTATCTTTAGAAAAAAAAGAATTTGATCATGATGCCTTGCAACATTATTTAACGTATCAATATGTCCCTGAGCCTTATACCTTAACAGCGAACATTAAGAAGTTGGAACCTGGTCATTGTTTTACGAAAAAACTAGGAGAAAAGATGAAGATTCGCAGCTATTGGAAAGCATCTTTCCGTCCTATTTTAAAATCAGAAGATCAATATATTAAAGAAATTCAAGATGTGCTACTTGATTCTGTCAATGTTCATATGAGAAGTGATGTGCCAGTTGGATCTTTCCTATCTGGTGGAATTGATTCCTCCATCATTGCTTCTATCGCTAAAAACTTCCATCCGAATATTAAAACATTTTCTGTTGGTTTCCAACGAGATGGATTTAGTGAAATTGATGTTGCGAAAGAGACAGCTGACAAGCTAGGTGTTGAGAACATTAGCTATGTCATTACACCAGAAGAATATATGAAAGAACTTCCGAAAATCATGTGGCATTTAGATGATCCATTAGCAGATCCAGCATGTGTTCCATTATATTTCGTTGCCCGTGAAGCTAGAAAACATGTGACCGTTGTTTTATCAGGTGAAGGGGCTGATGAACTATTTGGCGGATATAATATTTATCGAGAACCACAATCCTTGCAAGTTTTTAATAAAATTCCTATGATCTTGAAATCATTTCTCCGTCTCATAGCGAAAATGATGCCTGAAGGAATGAAAGGAAAGAGCTTTATTGAACGCGGAGTAACTCCAATGGAAGAGCGTTATATTGGAAATGCCAAAATGTTCACGGAACAAGAGAAAAGAAGTCTTCTCCGCCATTATTCCGAAGGCCTTGATTATCAAAAATTGACAAAGCCATTTTATATGGAAACAAAAGATTATGATCCTGTTGATCGGATGCAATATATTGATATTCACACATGGCTTCGTGGTGATATTTTATTAAAAGCGGATAAGATGACGATGGCTCATTCTTTAGAGCTTCGTGTTCCATTCTTAGATAAAGAAGTATTTAAAGTTGCTTCTAACATTCCAACCCAATTAAAAACAGCTCATGGAACAACTAAGTACATTTTAAGAAGAGCAGCTAAAGGTATCGTTCCTGATCATGTACTTGATCGCAAAAAATTAGGATTCCCAGTTCCAATCCGTCATTGGTTAAAAGACGAAATGTATGATTGGGCATTGGATCTAATTAAAAATAGTGGTGCGAATGAATATTTCCACCAAGATTATATTTTGAATTTATTAGAAGATCATGTTCAAGGGAAAATGGATAATAGTAGAAAGATTTGGACGATCCTTGTCTTTATGATTTGGCATGATGTCTATGTTGAGGAAAAATATGATTTTGGAAAGAAAAAACCAGAATATCAAGTGGGATAA